A window of Cellulosimicrobium protaetiae genomic DNA:
CTCGGGGCGATCCTCGCGATCCCGCTCACGCTGCTCGTGCGTGCGCTCGTGCTGGAACCCGACCCGGGCTCGGGCTGGCTGCGCTGGCTGTCGGGCGACGACGTGCCCCGTGACGACGGTCCGGCGAGGACTGCGACCGACACCCCGGACGATGCCGCGGCGGCCCACGCCGCGGCTCCCCCGCGTGAACCAGTCCCCGACGCGGAGCCCGAGCGTGACCCTCAGGTCCAGCCTGAGGGTTCGTCGGCGGACGACGCCCCCGCCCCGGGGACGGCGTAGCGCGCACCCTGTTGCGACCACGTCCGTGGTCCCTAGGCTGGCAGACGGCGGGTGTCCGCCCGTCACCGGCACGGGGAGGAACCATGGCGCACGGAGACATCACGCACATCGACATCCCGGTGAGCGACAGCGGCCGGGCCACGCAGTTCTACGGCGCGCTCTTCGGCTGGCAGATCGCGGAGATCCCGGGCTTCGAGGGCTACCCCATGTGGCGCGCCCCGAACCAGATCAGCGGCGGCGGGCTCGCGCCGCGGTCGGAGGGGTTCACGACCCCGCGCAGCTACGTCGAGGTCGACTCGATCGAGGACACGCTCGCGAAGGTCCGCGAGCTCGGGGGCAGCGTGATCCTGGAGAAGTCCGAGATCAGCCCGACGTCCTGGTGGGCGGCGTTCGAGGACGCCGACGGGAACCAGATCGGCCTCTACGAGGGCACGACGGACGCGGGCTGAGCCGCCGCGGGGCCCCGCTCCACCCGCTCCACCCGCTCGGTCGTCGTGGTCAGTGCGACAGCACGCGACCGTCCGGGTCGCCGGGCCGGCGCGGCCGGAGCGTGGGCGGGGGCGGCCACGGGAGGTCGTAGCGCTCCACCGGGACGTCGATCGCGCCGAAGTCGTCGGTCTGCACGACCACGCCGTCCGGCGTGACCTCCACGAGACGGACGCGCAGGGGCGGTGCGCCGTCCCGCTCGAGCATCCACACGTCGGCCAGCCACGCGAGGCTGAGCGCGTCGAGCGCCTCCTCGGCCTCCAGCCAGTCGACCGGGCCGGTCAGCTCGCGCCCGAGGAGCGACACGGCGACCCAGGCGTCGCCGTCGGGACGGATCCAGCCCACGTGCTCGCGGTCGTCGGGTCGGCGGTGCGGGATCCACTCGGCGGGCAGCATCCCGGCAGGCTAGCCGCCCGCCGCACCGTGAGCCACGGGATTGCGGCGGTCACGCACGCCCGCTCAGTCGACGGGGACCGGCTCGTTGCCCGACCCCTCACGGAAGCCCTCGCCGAACCCGTCGCGGTACCCGCCCTGGTAGGCCTCGGCGCTGCCCTCGCGGAACAGGTCGTCAGCCGACGCGCGGACGAGCGAGCGCGCCCCCGGGCCGTCGTCGTCGCCCACGTACCGCGCGAGGCCGCGCACGACGGCGACGGGCCGGCCCGCCGACTTGCCGCGCACGAGCTCGCTCGCGGAGGCCACCTCGTCCGCGACGGCCGTCACCGTCACGGTGAGGGGCCGGCCGTGCGCGTCCACGCCGCCGCGCAGGTCCTCGACGACGACGATCCCCGCCGCGCCGATCGCGACGTCGACCAGCCCGTCGCGCCACGCGCGACCCGCGGTGTCCGTGACGACGACACCGAGGCGGGTCAGTCCGAACCGTGCGCGCAGCGTGGCCCGCAGCGCCCGCGCCGACACGTCGGGGTCGAGCGGCAGGAGCAGCACGGTGCCGTCGGGCGTGTTGGACGCGTCGACCCCCGCGGCGGCCATGACGAGGCCGAGGCGGTTCTCGACGATGCGCAGCGGAGGCTGCCCCGGGCGCTCGCGCGTCGCGACGACGCGCACCGTCTCGTCCGTGATCGCCTGCTCGCGGTCGGCGGCGGCGACCACGCGGCCCTCCGCCTTGGACACGACCTTGCTCGTCACGACGACGACGTCGCCCTCGGCGAGCGCGTCACCCGGCGCCCCGCCGGCGAGCAGGTCGCCGACGAGAGCGGCGAGGTCGTCGCCCGGGCGTACCTCGCCCAGGCCCGACGGCGCCCACACGGTCAGGCGAGCCGCGTCGCCCGGGCCCGGGTCGCCGTCGAGCCCGACAGGGTCCGCGCCGGTGGTCACCGCGCCAGCTTCGGCAGGACCTCGCGGCCGAAGACCTCGATCCACTCCCGCTGGTTGCGGCCCACGTTGTGGAGGTAGATCCGGTCGAAGCCCAGATCGACGAACTTCTGGATGTACGCGCGGTGCTCGTCGGGGTCGGCGGAGATCACCATGCGGCCCTCGAAGTCCTCGGGGCGCACGAGCTTGGCCATCTGCTCGAAGTCGTGGGGCGAGCGGATGTCGGCCTTGGGGAACTTCATGCCGCCGTTGGGCCACTCGGTCATCGCGTTCGCGAGCGCCTCCTCGTCGGTCGCGGCCCAGGACAGGTGGAGCTGGAGCACCTTGGGCATGGCCTGCGGGTCACGGCCGGACTCGCGGACGCCGTCGTCGAACTTGCCGAACAGCATGGAGATCTTCTCCAGCGGCGCGCCGACCGTGATGAGGCCGTCCGCGTGCCGGCCGGCGCGCTTGGCCGTCACCGGCCCCGCCGTCGCGACGAGGATCTCCGGCGCGACCTCGGGCATGGTCCACAGCCGCGTGGACTCCATCTTGTAGAACTGCCCGGAGTGCTTGACGTCCTTGTTGTCGAGCCCGGACTGGAACAGCTTCTTGATGACGTCGATCGCCTCGAACATGCGGTTGATGCGCTCGGGCGCCTCCGGCCAGTAGCCCGCGACGACGTGCTCGTTGAGCGCCTCGCCCGAGCCCAGGCCGAGCCAGTGCCGACCGGGGTACATCGCGGCGAGCGTCGCCGAGGCCTGCGCGACCATCGCCGGGTGCCAGCGGAACGTGGGCGCCGTGACGCCCGGGCCGAGGTCTCCGGTCGTGCGCTCGCCGAGCGCGGTGAGCACGTTCCACACGAACGACGACTCGCCCTGCGCCGGGACCCACGGCTGGAAGTGGTCCGCCGCCATGGTCCCGGAGAAGCCGTGCTCCTCCGCGTAGGCCGAGAGCGCGACGGCCTCGGTCGGGTGGAACTGCTCCAGCATGGCGGCGTAGCCGATCGTCAGACCCATGCTCCGACACTAGTACGCACGGGACGAGGTCTCGCCAGGTGCCTCGTCGCGCCCGGCGCCCGCTAACCTCTCGTCGGTGAGCACCACGTCCCCGGACCGCGCCGCCCTCGACACGCGGGCCCTCGTGGAGCCGGTGGACCGCGCGGCGGTGCGCGCGCACCACCGGGAGCTCCGTCGCCGGGCGCGTG
This region includes:
- a CDS encoding VOC family protein codes for the protein MAHGDITHIDIPVSDSGRATQFYGALFGWQIAEIPGFEGYPMWRAPNQISGGGLAPRSEGFTTPRSYVEVDSIEDTLAKVRELGGSVILEKSEISPTSWWAAFEDADGNQIGLYEGTTDAG
- the cofE gene encoding coenzyme F420-0:L-glutamate ligase: MTVWAPSGLGEVRPGDDLAALVGDLLAGGAPGDALAEGDVVVVTSKVVSKAEGRVVAAADREQAITDETVRVVATRERPGQPPLRIVENRLGLVMAAAGVDASNTPDGTVLLLPLDPDVSARALRATLRARFGLTRLGVVVTDTAGRAWRDGLVDVAIGAAGIVVVEDLRGGVDAHGRPLTVTVTAVADEVASASELVRGKSAGRPVAVVRGLARYVGDDDGPGARSLVRASADDLFREGSAEAYQGGYRDGFGEGFREGSGNEPVPVD
- a CDS encoding TIGR03557 family F420-dependent LLM class oxidoreductase codes for the protein MGLTIGYAAMLEQFHPTEAVALSAYAEEHGFSGTMAADHFQPWVPAQGESSFVWNVLTALGERTTGDLGPGVTAPTFRWHPAMVAQASATLAAMYPGRHWLGLGSGEALNEHVVAGYWPEAPERINRMFEAIDVIKKLFQSGLDNKDVKHSGQFYKMESTRLWTMPEVAPEILVATAGPVTAKRAGRHADGLITVGAPLEKISMLFGKFDDGVRESGRDPQAMPKVLQLHLSWAATDEEALANAMTEWPNGGMKFPKADIRSPHDFEQMAKLVRPEDFEGRMVISADPDEHRAYIQKFVDLGFDRIYLHNVGRNQREWIEVFGREVLPKLAR